A part of Miscanthus floridulus cultivar M001 chromosome 6, ASM1932011v1, whole genome shotgun sequence genomic DNA contains:
- the LOC136456087 gene encoding beta-galactosidase 1-like codes for MAAAPVALPFLLLTALAAAAAAVASATTVAYNDRAVVIDGQRRIILSGSIHYPRSTPQMWPDLINKAKEGGLNTIETYVFWNGHEPRRRQYNFEGNYDIVRFFKEIQNAGMHAILRIGPYICGEWNYGGLPAWLRDIPGMQFRLHNDPFEREMETFTTLIVNKMKEANMFAGQGGPIILAQIENEYGNIMGQLKNNQSASQYIHWCADMANKQKVGVPWIMCQQDNDVPHNVINTCNGFYCHDWFPNRTGIPKIWTENWTGWFKAWDKPDFHRTAEDIAFAVAMFFQKRGSVHNYYMYHGGTNFGRTSGGPYITTSYDYDAPLDEYGNIRQPKYGHLKDLHNLLKSMEKILVHGEYNDTSYGKNVTVTKYTYGGSSVCFINNQFDDRDVNVTLAGTHLVPAWSVSILPDCKNVAYNTAKIKVQTSVMVKKANSVEKEPEALRWSWMPENLKPFMTDDHGSFRQTGLLEQIATSTDQSDYLWYRTSLEHKGEGSYTLYVNTTGHEMYAFVNGKLVGQNHSANGAFVFQLQSPVKLQSGKNYVSLLSGTVGLKNYGPLFELVPAGIVGGPVKLLGANGTAIDLTNSSWSYKSGLAGEHRQIHLDKPGSNSKWWSHNGSIPVNRPFTWYKTTFAAPAGEDAVVVDLLGLNKGAAWVNGNSLGRYWPSYTAAEMGGCHVCDYRGKFKAEGEGIRCLTGCGEPSQRFYHVPRSFLRAGEPNTLVLFEEAGGDPALAAFHTVAVGPVCVAAAEVGDDVTLSCGGGGRVVASVDVASFGVTRGRCGAYQGGCESKAALKAFTDACVGRESCTVKYTPAFAGPGCESGKLTVQATC; via the exons ATGGCCGCCGCGCCAGTCGCGCTGCCCTTCCTCCTGCTGAcggcgctcgccgccgccgccgcggcggtcgCGAGCGCAACCACCGTCGCCTACAACGACCGTGCGGTGGTCATCGACGGCCAGCGCCGCATCATCCTATCGGGGTCCATCCATTACCCCAGGAGCACGCCACAG ATGTGGCCCGATCTCATCAACAAGGCTAAGGAAGGCGGCCTCAACACCATCGAAACGTACGTCTTCTGGAACGGCCatgagccgcgccgccgccag TACAACTTTGAGGGAAACTACGACATCGTCAGGTTCTTCAAAGAGATTCAGAACGCTGGAATGCACGCTATTCTTCGCATTGGTCCCTACATCTGTGGGGAATGGAACTATGG AGGCCTTCCTGCATGGCTGCGTGACATCCCCGGAATGCAGTTCAGGTTGCACAATGACCCCTTTGAG CGTGAGATGGAGACCTTCACCACCCTCATTGTCAACAAGATGAAGGAAGCCAACATGTTCGCAGGACAGGGAGGCCCAATCATCCTTGCTCAG ATCGAGAACGAGTATGGAAACATCATGGGACAACTGAAGAATAACCAGTCTGCCTCGCAATACATCCACTGGTGTGCCGACATGGCTAATAAGCAAAAGGTTGGTGTCCCCTGGATCATGTGCCAGCAGGACAACGATGTGCCACACAACGTG ATCAACACCTGCAATGGTTTCTATTGCCACGATTGGTTCCCGAACAGGACCGGCATTCCCAAGATATGGACAGAAAACTGGACTGGCTG GTTCAAAGCTTGGGATAAGCCGGATTTCCATAGAACTGCTGAGGACATTGCTTTCGCAGTCGCCATGTTCTTCCAGAAGCGTGGATCGGTCCATAACTACTACATG TACCATGGAGGAACCAATTTCGGACGCACTTCTGGTGGCCCTTACATCACAACAAGCTATGACTACGATGCGCCTTTGGACGAGTATG GTAACATTAGGCAGCCCAAATACGGGCACCTGAAGGATCTCCACAACTTGCTCAAGTCCATGGAGAAAATCCTTGTCCATGGGGAGTACAATGACACAAGTTATGGCAAGAATGTCACT GTCACCAAGTACACCTATGGCGGTTCGTCAGTTTGCTTCATCAACAACCAGTTCGATGACAGGGATGTGAACGTTACCCTCGCCGGAACTCACCTCGTTCCGGCATGGTCCGTCAGCATCTTGCCGGACTGCAAGAATGTTGCCTACAACACGGCAAAG ATCAAGGTGCAGACATCGGTGATGGTGAAGAAGGCCAACTCGGTGGAGAAGGAGCCGGAGGCCCTGAGATGGTCGTGGATGCCTGAGAACCTCAAGCCCTTCATGACGGACGACCATGGCAGCTTCAGGCAGACCGGGCTCTTGGAGCAGATCGCCACATCCACTGATCAGAGCGACTACTTGTGGTACAGGACAAG CCTTGAGCACAAGGGTGAGGGGAGTTACACGCTGTACGTGAACACAACTGGCCATGAGATGTACGCTTTTGTCAACGGAAAGCTTGTCG GGCAAAACCACTCGGCCAACGGAGCGTTCGTCTTCCAGCTCCAGTCTCCGGTGAAGCTCCAGTCCGGGAAAAACTACGTTTCTCTCCTCAGCGGCACCGTCGGCCTCAAG AACTACGGACCATTGTTTGAGCTTGTGCCGGCGGGCATCGTCGGAGGACCGGTAAAGCTTTTGGGGGCAAACGGCACCGCCATTGATCTTACAAATAGCTCTTGGTCTTACAAG TCTGGGTTGGCCGGTGAGCACAGGCAAATCCACCTGGACAAGCCCGGCTCCAACTCCAAGTGGTGGAGCCACAACGGCAGCATCCCCGTGAACCGGCCCTTCACGTGGTACAAGACCaccttcgcggctcccgcgggcgAGGACGCCGTGGTGGTGGACCTGCTGGGCCTGAACAAGGGCGCGGCGTGGGTGAACGGCAACAGCCTGGGCCGCTACTGGCCGTCGTACACCGCCGCGGAGATGGGCGGGTGCCACGTCTGCGACTACCGTGGCAAGTTCAAAGCCGAGGGCGAAGGCATCCGGTGCCTGACGGGGTGCGGCGAGCCGTCGCAGCGGTTCTACCACGTGCCCCGCTCCTTCCTCCGCGCCGGCGAGCCCAACACGCTGGTGCTCTTCGAGGAGGCCGGCGGCGACCCGGCGCTCGCCGCGTTCCACACCGTCGCCGTGGGACCCGTGTGCGTGGCGGCCGCCGAGGTCGGGGACGACGTCACGCtgtcgtgcggcggcggcgggcgcgtcgTCGCCAGCGTCGACGTGGCCAGCTTCGGCGTCACCCGGGGCCGATGCGGCGCCTACCAGGGCGGCTGCGAGTCCAAGGCCGCGCTCAAGGCGTTCACGGACGCGTGCGTCGGCAGGGAGTCGTGCACGGTCAAGTACACGCCCGCGTTCGCCGGCCCAGGGTGCGAGTCAGGCAAGCTCACCGTGCAGGCCACCTGCTGA